A stretch of DNA from Odontesthes bonariensis isolate fOdoBon6 chromosome 2, fOdoBon6.hap1, whole genome shotgun sequence:
ttatttaatagatcatcatttcatcaactaaagcccagaagaagaacacagactttaccatgaagaccagcacaactttcacatcatattaatctgaacacacaactaaaacatggtgtctgacctcagagtcttcagtccacagtgtggactctgcagaaagctgctcagctccttctctgcagagtctctgatgttgttctcactcaggtccagttctgtcagatgggaggggttggacttcagagcagagaccagagaagcccagctgatctctgacaacctgcagcccaccaatctgaataaagaataatcaAATCAGAATGCCTTCATTTGTCATTGTACATGGTACAGCGagatttaaagccaccaaaacagtgcaaagagaaaataaaatttttaaaaatatatatataagtatgtaCAATAAGGGAAGGGTGTTAGATGCAACAGTTTTACTTacggtaaataaaataaatagaataaaatatggtgttagtggtgatagataaataaggtgtaaagcctggtttatagtcggcaacgcaagccgcaacgcaagcccttgcgcggttgccagcccccccttgcgtgcttgcgtgtgtcacctcaatttcttaacttcacgcaagacgcaagcgcaagccactggctgtggtcgaaaccgcctactacttgatcgatctgacagtatgcagagcgtttacacacagtgcacttcactcctgcccgagccgaaatcagcgggcctgaaaagctgatttcccttaagctataggctaaactctgtaaatatataactttagcaacatttgaaacattttcaggcgagaaagtagtcatttagacccccaaggtgttgaaaatctgacaaaataccggctatttacaaaaagaagaagaagaagaagcatgaatctatggaagagagacttgccaaagagctcctggcggtgaatttcctttcatcgtagtaggcttgtcattgaaaaaaacccgctactccacctactgtcgtggcggtgaatcgccacgcagcacacgcaaccgccgacaaaataaatgaagtataaacgtctcgagccattaacatacgcgcaagacgcaagcgcaagggcagttaaaagaagtataactcagccttaaggtgTGAGCTGAAGTCAACAGAGAAAAGGactctgaaccagctgctgtccATCATGGAGGATGAGCAGCTGATCTGTGCTGAGTGCTGACAGAACCAGCTGACATTAACAAAGTGTGTCAGTGCTGCAGGTTATTTTCACCAGCACTCATGGAAATATAGAGTGCAGGAGGTGTCTAAGAAAGGATTGCAGTtcccacagtccctgaaggcagcatgatgggggtcccttcagcctcctctgctgctctggcagtcaggatttaacccccctgtcagctgacgtccgggctctcaaagcaggtcagcagcaaaagtttgaacGTGAAAAAACGggtcagaaggtggaaaaaagttcagaatctgacagaaagtttgtgaatctgaaaacagaaagcatctcaaatatggacaaatgggactaaagtgttaataaaacctatgaaagaagaatgaaaCTTACATTCAAAGTGAAATAAACTTCTGCTGCACTTTGAATCTGGTTGTTTGTTcctcacagaaagtgatgaagcttcatgtttctcagcctgcattcactcacatgctgctcacagctctctgagctctgactgaatgaaacagctggaacagctggcaCACAGCCGgcaggggaacagaacagcatgtatctgcagtgatgcagcagtccctgcctccctcctgcatggcagctcagtgatcatcctttgtgtctgtgttgggctcacctgcacagggtcgcagcacttcacctgttcagcttctctttggctgcacagctatcaaacactgactctgctgcatgttttcacacatttctcacctgatggaaagctgctcacacacactcacagcttcCTTCCATCTGCcgttacctagcaacaagttagctcacagctgTATTATCAGCTgctatcagctgattaacgggctgttggaaatattcaccaactctggacCTCTGGAAGCATCAGCCggtgattctagatttgtttctgtctgacagattcactgttttcttattatttaatggatcatcatttcatcaaataaagcccagaagaagaacacagactttaccatgaagaccagcacaactttcacatcatattaatctgaacacacaactaaaacatggtgtctgacctcagagtcttcagtccacagtgtggactctgcagaaagctgctcagctccttcgctgcagagtcaCCGATGGTGTTCCTGCTCaggcccagttctgtcagatgggaggggttggacttcagagctgagaccagagaagcccagctgatctctgacaacatGCAGTTcaccaatctgaataaagaataaaacatgtgagctgaagccaacaggatgcaggctGAAACTGACTTTAATCAGCTATTTGTGCCTTTCCAAATATCATATTTGGATCCGGCTCTGCCACTAGTGCTCATCTTTATAGATGATTCAGTTATTTTACCACATTATTTAAACCACTAGTAAAGCAAGAATGAACATTTGGAAGCAGCAGCAAGGGAAATAAGTCCTGAGATGAGTGTGTGCAGCatgttcttcttctgtggtgtaaTTCTGAATTCCTCTCTGGTTTCTGCACTTTTTGATGGATTCTTTTAGCATGTGATCCTCTCAACTTTGGTGATTTTTCATCCTTCATTTTTACAATAAAGTGCAGAGTCAGAGCTTTGCCATTTCCTCCAGTCTGTCACTAATTACTGGGTGGAGGCTAAAGCCCAAAGCAGACTGAGTCGTTGGAGTTAAAGTGACTGAACTCTGCACATTTGTCCTGTTCaaatgagcagcagcagcagcagatctgtCAGTTTGTTGCAGTTTAATCTGCATCCAGCTTTCATAACTTTACTGATCAAACATCTCTCAGATGAACCAGAAAGGTGAGTCAAAGCTACATTTCAGCTGCTCCATTTTTACCTCTGATCTAAagtgttttctctccttttatgACTGAAGAAAAATGATTTTTACCAGGATCATTTTTCTAAGGAACAGCTCTGCTTCAGTGTGTGAAAGTGAGGAAAGAATTGCTTTGGCAGGTGAAAAGGATGGAAGGGAGGATTCATTCAGACATGTGGAAATACTGAATGTTTGGATATTTCCACACATCACTAAATCATTTCAACTAAAACAGAAGAAGTAAAAGAGCTGCAGTGAACTGACCTCAGAGCcttcagtctgcagtttggactttcCAGGCCAGCAGCCAGATGTTTCACTGCTGGATCCAACAGGTCGTTGTAactcaggtccagttgtttcagatgggaggggttggactttaaAGCAGAGGTCACAACTTCATAGTCAGTCTCTGAGAGTTTAGTTCTAACAAGTCTGTGATGAGAGAAAATGTAAAGTCAGTTCTACTAAAATCAGACAATCTGCACTATAAACACCAACTGAACTCATTTTCTAACTGAACACAGTGATGTGAATGTAATGTCCTCTGATGAACATCTGTTCTTCACATCTGTGATTGATCTCATCTTCCTGTGTTTGACACGACATCATTAATCTCTTCAGTCTCTCAGACCTGAGCTCCTTTAAACTGacttttcttcattattttctcTAATCTGCAGATAAAAAAGGAAATGTGGTGTCACATTCAGACTGAAAACATGTTTGATCTGATCCCAAAGTCAGAATAAGGACGTCTTGTTCAGAAAACCATTTTTACATTCTTACATCTTTCATTTGACTCCAGAATCTTTATAAAAAGTTCAGCTCAGTGAACATTTACAGCTGAAAGACGATCTCTTTGCTAACCACGGTCAGCTGGGACTGTTCACACTCATATACAGGAAGAATCCACTCTAAGAAGCTTCTAAGCACCAGTTAGCTTCTCCAGGGCTCTGAAAGCTGCCACAGAGCAACATCATGATGTCTCCGGAGACATCAGCTCCAACACTGCAGGCGGTACGCTTTGAGCTTTCCCCTCGTATATTTACATTCTGTGCAAAGGCCACAGTTCACGCCGTCTTCTCAGATGATGGCGTCTACGTTTCACTGCAGATGGATGTCTTAATATCTCTAATCTGCAGCTATAAAAGCTGCTAGCATTCAGTACTGTGCCGTGGTCTGAGTCCACATTTCAAACCGTTTGTGGAAATCATGGACGTGGTGTCCTCCGGGCTAAAGAGGAAAAGGAGCATCCAGATTGTACCAGAGCAAAGTTCCAAAGCCAGCATCTGTGAGGGTGTGGGGCTGTGTTGGTGCCCATGGCGTGGGTAACCTGCACATCTGTGAGGGCGCCATTAATGCTGAAAGCTCCAAACAGGAGCAACACGGCTTTTTCAGGGACGTcctgcttatttcagcaagacgatgCCAGGCCGCATTCTGCAGGTGTGCCAGCAGCGTGGCTTCATAGGAGCAGAGTGCAGGAACTAAACTGGCCCGCCTGCAGTCCACACCTGTCTCCCATTGAAAATGTGCGGCACATGATGAAGTAAAAGATATGACGGCAGAGACTGTTGAGCCAAAGCTTTCACAATCAATACCTCCAACAGCCACCAATGAAATGACCCGACTGAGGCCGCTCACCTATAAAACCTTCTGCTGATCCAACCATCACAATTTTACCAACAAAAACTTTTATTCTGCCAAATGCTCTTAATGATCCAGTTCAGTAAAACTTTAAACCCCCAAAATACTTGTTCCAACATATTCCCACAGATTTCTGTTGCATCATTTCCAGTGAGCTGGGAACTGAGCCCAATCTGTCCAGGATTCTCTCCTGTGAGTcaggttgccatggaaacactCTTTATGTGCCCATCTGAAAAACTGGGCAGATTTCTTAGCTTCTGGTTGTGTTGGGGACCGGCCATGTGGGCCTAAAGCCGGCCTACATGGGAAACAGTGGAAACAGCAGGTTAATGCTGGCTTCCTGTCTCCAACAGtaggtctgctgctgtgaagcaCATGTGAGCAGAAACTGTGGGAAAGGTCCAGATGAACCTGTCTGCAGGTTCTCCAGAACATCTCTGCTGTTCATGTGCAGAAACGGCTTTTAGGGAACTAAACTACTAATCTACTCTGACTCATGAAGTCAATGAacacatcaactcaccggagctTTCTGCAGTTCCTCACAGCTGGAATCAGCCTCCTTCGTCCCTCAGCTGTTGTGTTGTACTTCTTCAGGTCGAACtcatccagaacctcctctGACATCTGCAGCATGTAGGCCAGAGCTGAGCACTGGATCTCAGAGAGTTTCTCCTCTGATCTGTTCTCTGACTTCAGGAACTCTTGGATCTCCTGATGAACTGAGAGGTCGTTCATCTCCATCAGACAGTGGAAGATGTTGATGCTTCTGTCAGGAGAAATTTTAGACGCGTTAATCTTCTTCAGGTTGTTGATGACTCTCTGGATGGTTTCTGGACTGTTCTGTGTCTGACCCAGCAGGCCTGCTAAGAGTCTCTGGTTGGACTCCACAGAGAGGCCATGAAGGAAGCGGACAAACAGGTCCAGGTGGCCATTTTTACTGTGAAAGGATTTCTCTATGACTCTCTTCAGGAAGTGATTCAGAGATAAGTAACGGTATTTTTCTCCGAGGAAGCTCCACAGCACCTCCTCCTTCCTGTTGGTGTAGCAGTGCATCATGTAGactgcagccagaaactcctgaacactcagatgaacaaagcagtaaactggtttctggaagATCCCACACTCTCTTTTGAAGATCTCTGTACAAACTCCTGAATACAGCGATGCCTCTGGGACATCCAGGCCACACTGCTCCAGGTCTTCTTGGTAGAACATGATGTTTCCTTTCTCCAGATGTTCAAACGCCAGCCTCCCCAGCTTCAGAAGAACGTCCCCGTCAGCCTCCGTCAGCCCCTGTGGACCCGCCTCAGGTCCCTGGAGGTACttgttcttcttcctctgtgtctgaACCAGCAGGAAGTGGGAGTACATGTCAGTGGTGGTCttgggcagctctgctctctgctcggGGGTCAACATgtgctccagaactgtagcagtgatccagcagaagactgggattccacacatgatgtggaggctcctGGATGCCCGGATGTGGGAGCTGATCCTGCTGGACCGCTCTTCATCTCTGAACCtcctcctgaagtactcctccttctgggcATCGGTGAAGCCTCGTACTTCTGTTACCCTGGCGACACACGCAGGAGGGATCCGATTGGCCGCTGCGGgccgtgtggttatccagaggcgagccgagggaagcaggttccccctgatgaggtttgtcagcagcacgctGACTGATGACTTCTGGGTGAGCTCAGACACAACCTGACAGCTGAACTCCAGAGACAGTCTGCTTTCATCCAGGCCGTCCAGGATGAACAGAAGTGTGCAGCCGGCCAGCTGCTCTGCTGGGAGCTGCTGTAATGTTGGATggaaaacatggagcagcgtgagaagactgtgctgctgctctcTGATCAGGTTCAGCTCCCTGAAGGAAAGCAGAATCACCACACTGACATCCTGGTTCTCCAGGCCCTctgcccagtccagagtgaacttcagcACTGAGAAGGTTTTTCCAACACCAGCGACGCCGTTGGTCAGAACCACTCTGATGGCCCCCTGCTGCTCAGCTAAGGCTTTAAAGATGTCCTGGCACCTGATGGGAGTGTCATGGCGGATCTTGGAAGCCGTCTCCAGCTGCCTCACCTCATGTTGGGTATTAACCTCTTCACTCCgcccctctgtgatgtagagctcagtGTAGATCCTGCTGAGGAGGGTTCcacctcctgctccatcacttCCTTCAGTCACATGTTCACATCTCCTCCTCAGACTCATCTTATGTTCATCTAAAACCTCCTGCAGACCAGCATCTGCTGACCAAAGAACAAATGAGaccaaacacaaacagattAGATTCAATTCATCACGGTTTGTTCCACTTTATCTGTGTTGTGTTCTGTGTCTGAATTTAGACCCAGTGCCTCCAAACTGTGTGAacaaacacactgaaaaaagggactttttggtgaagtaaactatATCAgagtcataatttctaccttgtatttttaagattcagtaagaacttgagtttaagtaaaattaaacattttattaacgtaatacattaATTAtcgggggaagagtaagttttacttaggtttcctcatataatttaaatgtttaatagttgcatgtacataaacctagaaatactacataaactttactgtGAAAGTGTATCGTTTTGAAATGCCTGCACGATGCATGTGCACAGTACAACAGGATTGGCGGTCATCCATACTTTAGGTGCAGGACCACAGAGCGAGAGGGAGCACGAA
This window harbors:
- the LOC142388815 gene encoding NACHT, LRR and PYD domains-containing protein 12-like, which encodes MKTCVDRRRKRSGVCEEQQLSCCARCQDVLKDPVSASCGHWFCRQCITSYWDQSAPSGGSYWDWDQSAPSGGSYWDQSAPSGGSSCPQCGERSRAAPDAGLQEVLDEHKMSLRRRCEHVTEGSDGAGGGTLLSRIYTELYITEGRSEEVNTQHEVRQLETASKIRHDTPIRCQDIFKALAEQQGAIRVVLTNGVAGVGKTFSVLKFTLDWAEGLENQDVSVVILLSFRELNLIREQQHSLLTLLHVFHPTLQQLPAEQLAGCTLLFILDGLDESRLSLEFSCQVVSELTQKSSVSVLLTNLIRGNLLPSARLWITTRPAAANRIPPACVARVTEVRGFTDAQKEEYFRRRFRDEERSSRISSHIRASRSLHIMCGIPVFCWITATVLEHMLTPEQRAELPKTTTDMYSHFLLVQTQRKKNKYLQGPEAGPQGLTEADGDVLLKLGRLAFEHLEKGNIMFYQEDLEQCGLDVPEASLYSGVCTEIFKRECGIFQKPVYCFVHLSVQEFLAAVYMMHCYTNRKEEVLWSFLGEKYRYLSLNHFLKRVIEKSFHSKNGHLDLFVRFLHGLSVESNQRLLAGLLGQTQNSPETIQRVINNLKKINASKISPDRSINIFHCLMEMNDLSVHQEIQEFLKSENRSEEKLSEIQCSALAYMLQMSEEVLDEFDLKKYNTTAEGRRRLIPAVRNCRKLRLVRTKLSETDYEVVTSALKSNPSHLKQLDLSYNDLLDPAVKHLAAGLESPNCRLKALRLVNCMLSEISWASLVSALKSNPSHLTELGLSRNTIGDSAAKELSSFLQSPHCGLKTLRLVGCRLSEISWASLVSALKSNPSHLTELDLSENNIRDSAEKELSSFLQSPHCGLKTLRLRSCSLSEISCASLVSALKSNPSSRLTELDLSRNKLNESAVKELSELVESPHNKLQTLSWEW